The window GACCGGCCTGACCAACTACCGTACCGCCGTGCAGGCGTACAAGGCGGCCAACAACGATGTGGTGCAGGCCCGCAAGGAAATGACCGACCAGGGCAACAGCATCGTCGCGCTCAGCGAGCAGCTGTACCAGATCCAACTGGACCGCCGCGACAGCGAAAGCGCCCAGGCCCGCAGCCTGCAACTGGGCAGCACGCTGCTCGCGCTGCTGGTCGGCATCCTTGCCGCCGTGATCATCACCCGCCAGATCACCCGTCCGATCCAGGAAACCCTGGGCGTGGTGGAGCGCATCGCTTCCGGCGATCTGACGCACAACCTGGTGGTCACCCGCCGTGACGAACTGGGCGTGCTGCAGCAGGGCATCCAGCGCATGGGCACGACGCTGCGCGACCTGATCAGCGGGATCCGCGATGGCGTGACCCAGATCGCCAGCGCGGCCGAGGAGCTGTCGGCGGTCACCGGCCAGACCAGTGCCGGGGCCAACAGCCAGAAGGTCGAGACCGATCAGGTGGCCACCGCCATGCACGAGATGACCGCCACCGTTCAGGAAGTCGCACGCAACGCCGAGGAAGCCTCGCAGGCCGCCTCCGCCGCGGACAGCGAAGCCCGTGCCGGTGACCGGGTGGTGGGTGAAGCCATCGCCCAGATCGAACGCCTGGCCACGGAAGTGGTGCGCTCGACCGAAGCCATGACCGTGCTGCAGCAGGAAAGCGACAAGATCGGCAGCGTCATGGACGTGATCAAGGCCGTGGCCGAGCAGACCAACCTGCTGGCACTCAACGCCGCCATCGAAGCGGCCCGGGCCGGTGAAGCCGGTCGTGGTTTCGCCGTGGTTGCCGACGAGGTTCGTGGCCTGGCCCAGCGTACCCAGAAGTCCACCGAGGAAATCGAAGGCCTGGTGGCGGCCCTGCAGAGCGGTACCCAGCAGGTGGCGACCGTGATGAACAACAGCCGCTCGCTGACCGACAGCAGTGTCGAGCTGACCCGCAAGGCCGGAACTTCGCTGGAGAACATCACCCGCACGGTGTCGAACATCCAGTCGATGAACCAGCAGATCGCCGCGGCGGCCGAAGAGCAGAGCGCGGTGGCCGAGGAAATCAGCCGCAGCATCATCAGCGTCCGCGACGTCTGCGAGCAGACCGCTGCCGCGAGCGACGAGACGGCCGCTTCCAGCGTCGAGCTGGCGCGCCTGGGCAGCCAGTTGCAGACGATGGTCAGTCACTTCCGGGTCTGACCTGACCGGAACAGTGCCTCGATCGTTCCCACGCTCCGCGTGGGAATGCCTCCCAGGACGCTCGGCGTCCGCTCTTGTGACGCAGAGCGTCACGGGCTGCGTTCCCACGTGGAGCGTGGGAACGATCAAGTGGCCACAAATCCCGCGTCTAGCGGGCGATCCCGTGCTTGCGCAGCTTTCTGTACAGGGTATTGCGACTGACCCCCAGTTGCCCGGCGGTATTGGTCATGTGCCAACGCTGCTGCTCCAGGGCATGGAGCAGGGCCAGGCGCTCGGCATCTTCCAGCGGGTGTGCACCAGCCGGCTCAGGCCCCTCCTTCTCCACCTGCGGACGAACCTGGCGAATCATCGCCGGCAGATCCGCCATTCCGATCCGCCCGTCTTCACACAACGCCACCAGGGTGCGCAGCACCGTGCGCAACTGCCGGACATTGCCCGGCCAGGCGAAATCCAGCAGCGCCTGGCGTGCCGAAGCGTCGATCGAGACCACCTGCCCGGCCGCCTCCTGTGCCAGCAGGAAATCCAGCAACCGGGACTTGTCGCTGCGCTCGCGCAAGGCCGGCAGGCCGATCTCCAGCCCGTTGAGCCGGTAATACAAATCCTCGCGGAAACCACCCGCCTGCACCCGCTCCAGCAGGTGGCGGTGAGTCGCACTGATGATCCGCACGTTGACCGCCTCGGGTTCGCCGCCGATCGGCACCACTTGCCGGTCCTCCAGCACCCTCAGCAGGCGAGTCTGCAATGCCAGCGGCATATCGCCGATCTCGTCGAGAAACAGCGTGCCGCCGTCGGCCTGTTGCAGCTTGCCCCGCATGCCGTCCTTGCGCGCGCCGGTAAAGCTGCCGCCGCGATAACCGAACAGTTCGCTTTCGATCAGGCTCTCCGGGATCGCCGCACAGTTGAGGGCGACGAAGGGCTTGTCCGCGCGCTGGCTGGACTGATGCACCGCCTTGGCGAACGCCTCCTTGCCCGAGCCGGTCTCGCCGTTGACCAACAGCGGCACATCACGTTCGAAGACCCGCAGGGCCTTGCGAAAATCACTTTGCAGGGTCTCGTCGTCCAGGCAGATGTCCGCCCGTGCCAATCGCTCGACGGCCACCGTCGCCGGTACCAGCGGCCTGGGCAAGCTGCGAGGCTGGCCACGCAGGACCGCAAACAGGCTACGACCGTCACGCGTACGCAATGGCCAGCTGGCGCTGGCCTGGGGGCTGGCCCGGCCGAGCAGCTCATCCAGCGAACAGTCGAAAAACGCTTCCACCGGCTGGCCGAGCAAACTGCCACGGCCGAACCCGAGCAGGTTCAGGGCACTCTGGTTGACCGCGCAAACCCGCCCTTCGCCGTCGAACGCCAGCAGCCCCTCGCTGAACAGGCCAACGGACTCGGCCTGCAGGTGAAAACGCAGCAACCAGTGCTTGTCGTAATGCCGCAGGAAATAGCAGCTCTCGATCATCTTCGCCGACAGGTTCACCAGCGCCATGGTGTGGAACTGGCTCTGCCGGGACACGTCCGGGCGGGCCGAGGAGACATCCAGCACCGCCAGCAGCTCGCCCTGGGGGTCGAACACCGGGCTGGCCGAGCAGGTCAGCCCGGTGTGGCGACCGCGAAAGTGCTCGTCCTGGTGAATGGTCAGTGCCTGGCGCTCCACCAGGCAGGTACCGATACCGTTGGTACCCTCGCAGGCCTCGCTCCAGTCCGCGCCGAGCCAGAGTCCGGCACGCTCGAAGATCTTGCGCTCGGCGGGGGCGGTGACACAGTTGAGGATCACCCCGCGGGCATCGGTCAGCAACACCGCATGCCCGGCTCCGGACAACTGCTGGTGCAGGCTGGTCATCTCGTTGCCGGCGATCTGCAGCACCTGGCGCAGGCGCTCGCGGCTTTCCAGCAGGCGGCCGTGTTCGAGCACGGTCGGCGCGATGCTCAACGAGGGGTCGAGGTGGTAGTCCTCCAGGCAGCGCAGCCAGGAGCGGGCGATCGACGGATCACTGCCCGGCCCATCGCTCAGGGCCTTGCCCTGGGTCACGGTGAGCACCTGCTGGGCGTGACGACTCAGATGGTTGTTCTGCATTTCTTATTGTTCTCCTCCTGTAGAACCGCTCGGTACCCACCAGGCAAACACCGGCTTGTGGGAGCCGACTTGCTGGCGATGAACGATAACGCGCTGCCACCTGATACACCGCAGCGCCTGAATCGCCAGCAAGCCGGCGCCTACAGGGCTTCGTGGTGTCCGAGATTCGTGCACATCCACATGCCCCAGCATCCTCCTGCACGGCGGGCATTGCAATCTCTGCGCGACCGCCAAGTCACAGGCTGTGCCACAGACGGTACAAAGTGTCACCAGCTGCTGTACCAGCCCTGCCACAACCCAGCAGTACCGGCTGCATTCGAGCAGAGCAAGGCCCCGCCATAGAGCGCTTTCAACGCACTGGCCCGACCTTTGCTCTACGCTTGATCAGACGCTAAACCGCGTACTCCCCAATAAGCACAAAAGCCAAGGAGACACACACCATGCGTTACGCCCACCCTGGTACTGCCGGCGCCATCGTTTCGTTCAAGGCCAAGTATGGCAACTACATCAATGGCGAGTTCGTCGCGCCGGTCGACGGCCAGTACTTCACCAACACTTCGCCGGTGAACGGCAAGCCCATCGCCGAATTCCCCCGTTCCAACGCCAAGGACATCGACAAGGCCCTCGATGCCGCCCACGCCGCCGCCGATGCCTGGGGCAGCACCTCGGTACAGG of the Pseudomonas vanderleydeniana genome contains:
- a CDS encoding sigma-54-dependent Fis family transcriptional regulator encodes the protein MQNNHLSRHAQQVLTVTQGKALSDGPGSDPSIARSWLRCLEDYHLDPSLSIAPTVLEHGRLLESRERLRQVLQIAGNEMTSLHQQLSGAGHAVLLTDARGVILNCVTAPAERKIFERAGLWLGADWSEACEGTNGIGTCLVERQALTIHQDEHFRGRHTGLTCSASPVFDPQGELLAVLDVSSARPDVSRQSQFHTMALVNLSAKMIESCYFLRHYDKHWLLRFHLQAESVGLFSEGLLAFDGEGRVCAVNQSALNLLGFGRGSLLGQPVEAFFDCSLDELLGRASPQASASWPLRTRDGRSLFAVLRGQPRSLPRPLVPATVAVERLARADICLDDETLQSDFRKALRVFERDVPLLVNGETGSGKEAFAKAVHQSSQRADKPFVALNCAAIPESLIESELFGYRGGSFTGARKDGMRGKLQQADGGTLFLDEIGDMPLALQTRLLRVLEDRQVVPIGGEPEAVNVRIISATHRHLLERVQAGGFREDLYYRLNGLEIGLPALRERSDKSRLLDFLLAQEAAGQVVSIDASARQALLDFAWPGNVRQLRTVLRTLVALCEDGRIGMADLPAMIRQVRPQVEKEGPEPAGAHPLEDAERLALLHALEQQRWHMTNTAGQLGVSRNTLYRKLRKHGIAR